From Triticum aestivum cultivar Chinese Spring chromosome 4A, IWGSC CS RefSeq v2.1, whole genome shotgun sequence, a single genomic window includes:
- the LOC123088449 gene encoding eukaryotic initiation factor 4A-I produces MTSPSSPAMTLSHPSSGRHFYLAVDRLQFKMRTLLELLGVVSDRHGSVPIAICVSSRDELDAVCAAVANLPFVSLSPLYSDQDEAERASVLEKSRRAAIQRNQIEDTSIGESPKPERVVLKLNITVVTDACLPSAAMGEAPLMSRVLINYELPTKKEAYLRRVSACLATGGIVINMVVGGEVALLKSLEETSGFVIAEMPIHVSEIL; encoded by the exons ATGACGTCTCCTAGCTCCCCGGCGATGACCCTATCCCACCCAAG CTCCGGGCGCCATTTCTACCTCGCCGTTGACCGCCTCCAGTTCAAGATG AGGACACTACTGGAGCTCCTAGGTGTTGTCTCTGACCGCCACGGTTCGGTGCCCATTGCCATATGTGTTTCATCCCGGGATGAGCTAGATGCTGTCTGTGCTGCTGTTGCCAACCTCCCCTTCGTGTCCTTGTCACCGCTG TACAGCGATCAAGATGAAGCTGAGCGTGCATCTGTTCTTGAGAAATCCCGTCGGGCAGCAATACAGCGAAATCAGATTGAAGATACTTCTATTGGCGAAAGTCCCAAGCCTGAAAGGGTGGTCTTGAAGCTAAATATTACAGTTGTAACAGATGCTTGCTTGCCTTCGGCGGCGATGGGAGAGGCTCCCCTTATGTCTCGTGTGCTGATAAACTATGAATTGCCTACAAAGAAG GAGGCTTACTTAAGACGTGTATCAGCATGCTTGGCAACAG GCGGAATCGTGATTAATATGGTGGTTGGTGGTGAGGTAGCTCTTCTAAAGTCTCTGGAAGAAACCAGTGGATTCGTCATTGCAGAGATGCCAATACAT GTTTCCGAGATATTATGA